Genomic segment of Paraburkholderia agricolaris:
CAGCATCGCCTGGATGTACCGCACGTCCGCTCCGTTCTCCAGCATCTGCGTGGCCATCGCGTGCCGGAACATGTGGCAGCTGCCAATCGGCCCCAGTCCCGCCGCGCGCACGTAGTCCCGCACCATCCGCGTCATCCGGTTGTCCGAGAACAACTCGCCCGCCACCGTCAGGAACAGCGTGCCGTCATCACCCGCCAAGGCCAGCTCCGGGCGAACCTCATCCCGGTACCTCGCGATCCACGCCAGTGCCCGCTCCCCGATCGGCACCATCCGGTCTTTCCTGCCTTTACCCTGCCGGATCATCAGTGTGCCGCGCTCGTAGTCCACCTCGCGCTGTTGCAGCCCAATCACCTCCATGCGACGCATCCCCGTGCTGTACAGCGTCTCCAGGATCGCCCGGTCCCGGACCCCTGTCGGCGTATCAAGGTTCGGCATGCCCAGCACCCGCTCCATCTCGCCAGGCGTCGGCACGTATTTCGGCAACCGCTCTTCCTTGCGCGGCAGGTCCAGATCCGCTGCCGGGTTGTACAGCAGCCGGTTATTGCGCGTAAGCCACCGGAACCACTTCTGCACCGGCACCGTCTGCCCCGCCTGGTGCGTCGCCGACAGCGGCGCGCCGTTCGCCTTGCGTTTCAGGAACAGGTGCCGCTGGTAGCGCTCGAGGATTGGCCGCGTGATCTCCGTGGGTCGCGTCAGTCCACGCTCATCGCACCACGTCACGAAGTACCGCAGATACCGTTCCCACGTCAGCACCGAGCGCGGCGAGTAGTTCTTTTCCGCAAGCCACTCAAGATAGTCCTTCATCTGCCGGTACAGGCTCTGCGGATCATGCGCCGGGCCAATCGGCGCAAACGGCTCGCGGCGGCCAAGGTTCGGCATCGCCTAACCCTGAACACCGGCAGCTAAAGGAGAAGCGCCGTTTGCATGGTTCGCGTGGTTAAGCGCATTTCGCGCAAACCCGACCGGTTCCGCCGCTTCACCTTGATGGGCATGGCTTTGTGCCGTGTTTTCAAGGTCCGACTGCACGCCGACTACGACCCGACCAGACCCCGACCGCCCGCTCTCTGACCCCGACCAGGATTCCGTATTGGTGAGGTCGCCCGTGCTGCCGGTGAGCTTTTCCGGGTCCAGCAGACCGCACAGGTGTGGGCGGCCATCATCCTCGCCGCTGTACAGCAACTCGTATTCGAACGTGCCGTTGCGCCCGCGATGCGCGATCACGTATTCCAGTTCAACGAGCCGGGCAAGATGGATTTTCAGCTGCGTGTCGCCCCAGCTCGTCGCCGCCCTCACGTCGCGACGCGTGAAGCGGAACGCCGCGCGCGTCTCGTCGCGTATCGTGCATTGCGCCATCACCCAATCGGCCAGCAGCGTCAGCAGGCGCCGCGTCTGCGGCGGCAGCTCATCGAGCGTGCGCCCCAGCACGTCATGCGCAATCCGGTTCGCCAGCGCAATATCGTCGCGCGTGACCTCGATGTATTCGAGCGTCTGGCCACGATGCTGCACGCGTTTCACTTCGCGCTGGTGCTGGTGCAGCAGCGCAATCGAGCGGATCAGCGTCAGGTATTTCACGTGGTCCCGGCGCATGCGCGTCTTGTCGTCCAGGAACGTCAGCAGGTGAGCAAACGGGTTCACAACATGGACCGGCTTCAGCAGTCGCTGCGCGTTGCGGTGCAGCGCCGTGATCGCCTCGCGATCCGCCCCGGCCAGCAGCCCTTCGAGCGTCTGCGCGACACGCTGGCGTGCGTGGATCGCCCGCGTCTGCTCGCGCGTCTCGTTGATCGTCAGCACCAGACAGCGATTTAATAATTCCTCGTCGACGTCGATCGCGGTCGTCGTCAGCATCAGCATCACCGGCCCCTTGACGCGGTACTGCTTCGTCACCAGATTGCCCGTCGCCTCGTCCTTGCCCGTCGAGGCAATCGTCAGCTCGCCGTCCGATTGCAACAGCTTGAGCGCATACGCGGCCTGCCGCACCCCTTCCTCTTCGGCGATCGCCAGGATCTTGTGCTGCAAATCCGTCTCGCCGAGATAGAACAGGCTCTGCCCGGTCATCGCGCTATATTGAATCCGCTCCTCGTCGGGCATCAGGTTCAGCACCGCATCCATCAGTGAGCTTTTACCCGCCGCGCTTGTGGACTGGATCAGGATCGCCAGCGGCGCATCGAGCTTGCGGCTCACCGCCGCGAGATAGCCCGCCAGCAGGTTTGCGGACTCGCCGACGATCCCGCAGCGGTCCATGTCAGCAACGATACGCTCCACGAGATCCGGCGACTTCAGCAGATCCATCGCGCTGCGCTGCTGTGCCTCATCAATCGACGGCGCGGTGTCCTTCGGCGCGAGCGCCGCCGTGATCGCCGCGTCCTGCAACGTCTCGAGCTTCAGCAGCACACGCCCGAGATCGCGCTTCACCGTGTCGTCCTGCGCGCCGAGTTCGGCCGCAGCCTGCCGGATGAACGCGGCACGCTGCTTCGCGCTGTACACGTCGAGCGTATCGACGTGATACCCGGCATCATTGCGCACCTGCACGTTCACCCGCATCTGGTCCGGCCCGAGGTTTTTCTGCCAGCCGCGAATCCGCCAGTGACGCTCGCCAAACGCAAGCAGCAGCTCGCCCGCCGCGCCTTCGCTTGCGACCGGTTCCGCTGGCGGCGTCGCCGGCGTGCTGGCCGGCACGGGCGGCAATTCGCGTGGCAACGCAGGTTCGAGTTCAGCATGGGCGGCTAACAGAGGAGCGGTGTTCGCCGGTTCCGGCGCATGCGCAACGGCAGGCGCTGGCAGCAGCGGCGCGACTGGTTCGACCGGCACCGCTTCTTCTCTAGCTGCCAGTCCGGGCGCCGGGTGGACCACTGCGGCCACACCCGGCCGCTGGCCCTTGCCCAGCCACTCGGACTGTTGCAGCAGCAGGCCCAGGCTCTTTTGTGCAGGCTGAACCTTGCGCGCATACTCGTTCGCATCCATCCCCTTCGGGAACAGCACGCGGAAGCATTCGATGCCCGACTCCAGCAGCTCCGTCGAGAGCTTCTGTGCCGCCGCGTTGCCCGCGTCATCGCGGTCATACGCAATCAGCACCCGCTGCGTACCGTGGCGTTTCAGCGCAGCCCGGTGATCACCGGTGAAGCCGTTCACGCCGTACGCCGCGATCACATTGCGATACCCCGCACACCAGAACGTCATCGCGTCGATCAGCGAACCATCACGACCAATTGCGTCCAGCGAGCGAACCGGCCAACCTGCAGCACGACGCACATCGCGTTATTGCCGACGAGTGGCTACAGCGTGCGATCGCCGGAATTCAGCAAATGCATTGGGACGAAGTTGCCCGCAGGGAAGTCGCGCAAAGGCTGTTTTAGCTCCCGCACGCTGAACGCTCGGCCAGCGACGGATTGCACCAATCGAACGACAGCGCCCTCACGCTCGCCGACGCCATAACGCACAAACCCGGCGCTCGGGCCGGGTTCGGGTCTCTGCGGCTGTCCGGATAAAAACCGGCGCAAGGCGGCTATCCTGCAAGATCAAAGGATGAGAACCGATTCACATTGAAGGAAGAAACAGATGCCCATGCTCTAGCTCCTGTTTTAATGAATTCTTCGGTATATCATCGGGCACTTTCATTGATGAATTCACATATAGTGCCCTGTCTAGAAACGGACCTGCATCAGCGTGCAGGTCCAATGCAGAGCGAGACGCGATGATAGCCCAGTCCGGATTCCACGCTTGAGCCAAGGCGGTTGCTACTTGTCGGACTTGATCGAATGAAGTTGTATCAAAGCGTGACGGAAGCTTAAGAACGATCGCATTAGACAATCCAGCTACGGCTGAGTACAGCCCACACTTCATCGTCAAAGACGATGCTTCTTCATCGCCCCCACCGTTCCAAACGGAAATGCGATATCCCAACTCGTCAATAACTTCGCCGCCGACGTCCCTTCGATTACGCCCCTTCATGAACAATTCGGCGAGTGCATCCGTTGACAGATCAATGGGCACCGCCTGCGTCGCTTCGGAACGACTACGGCCTAGCGGACGCCAACCTTTCAGATATTCGGAGACCTGCGAAAGCGAAATGAAGAACTGACCTGCACGGCAGGCACAAGCATCGACTGGCTCACGCCGTGGGCCCCAGTAAGCAGCAGCAAGGTAGGTTTCCAAAAGCGTCGTCCTTTACTTTGGGGGCTGGTAAATAACAGAAACTCCTTTAATGCCTTCGTCACTCAGCAGGTTCTTGATCGCCGTGGCGGCTGATGGCTCAGCCACACTCCATTGGATCGATTGGCCCTGAGCTGCAGCAACCTGACGTTCTGCTTGGTCAATGAGGCTATATTGACCAGCAAACCAAGGTTGGAATTCGCCATTGCTTCCAACGAAATTCGCGTATCCCGGTCCCTTGGCATCGAGTAAAGTCCCGTCAGCACTTATGCCGTCGAATTTTACTCCGTTGACAACGTACGCCTGTCCCGTAACGCCAGTGATCTGCGTTTGGTAAGCCTGTGCTTGTGGTGACATTGACTCATTGACAGGTGTCCAATTACCGCCTGCATTGCTGGTGCTCTGTCCGGTCGTGCTGTTGCCCGAGCCACTACTGCCCTCGCCGTTCGACAGAATCGCATTGCTCGGCATATACCCCGGCATTCCCGGCGCAGCAACCGGAGGTGTTACGACACACCCGGCTGGCCCGCAAGCCACCAACGGCGGCGTCACCACCGCTCCGCCTGTAGCAGGCGGATTGCCACCGTTGTTCGCACCAGCGATCTGGTTGTTCGGATCTGCGGGCGGCGTCTGCCCGCTGTTCGCGTTCATCAGACCGATGAACTGGTTGCCCATGTTCACCGCGCCCCGCCCTGCACTCGCAAGCTGACCGCCAATCCAGTCCGTCGCATCGTTTGCTGCGCCAACAGCAGCCTGGATATGGAGCAGTGAAGCTAGGTCGTTGTTCAATGCCTCGTTCTGCGCCCATGTCGCGCCCGACGCCGCGTTCTGCCCGAGCGCCCCGGCCACGCCTCCGCCCGCAAGCATGGCGATGGCCGCGATCGCTGCTGTCTGTCCAGCGTCCGGTGCAGTTCCATTCGGATCGATACCGGCCAGCGCGAACGGTGTCACCACCGCACTCGTCGCAGCCCCCAGGGCTCCACCCGCGCATCCGTTGCCTTCGGCGGCGCTTGCTGCACATCCGAGAACTGCATGTTCCGCAACGTTCGCAAACGTCAGCGGATCAGTCCCACTACCGATCGCGTAGGCACCCGCTGCCGCAACATCGCTGACCGCATCGTTTTTCAGATTCGTCAGGAAGCTGCCGCCACCGATCGCAGTCTGCACGCCAGCCTGAATCGTCGCTTCGCCCGCAATCCCCGCGCCTTGCGCGAATACCGTGCTCGCCGTCACCTGCCCAGCTTGCGGCACCAGCGCATTGCCGACACTCTGTACGCCCGCCAGCGACGCAAGGCTGTCAGGTGACGCGGTCCACGTCCATCCCGGGGTGCCGTCACTCACCGTAATGCCGTTGGTCAGCCCTGCAGTCAGGAATGCCGTAGCACCACTTTCAAGCATCGAGTTCAGACTGAACGAGCCATTCGCTGCTTGTCCTAATGCGCTGCTCGCCATCCCCGCGATGCCCGCCGACAATGCAATATTCCCCAATCCCGCAGCGACCGCCGGCATCGCCACGCCTTCGGTCGTCGTCGTGGCGGCGGCACCCGCCGCGAATGTGCTGCCTGCGTCAGCACCCGCCCCTATAGCGGCCGACGCAGCCCCCGCCGTCATAACCGACGCGACCACCATTACAGCCAGCATCCCGATCGTCTGGAACATCCCCTCGCTGTCCGCCAGCGACGTCACATCAGTATGCAGATCGTTCTGCACCGTCGACTGCGTAAAGCTGCTGCCCAACTGCGCCTTCAGCGCAGCCAGTTGCTGCTGCGTCCCCGCCGCGTCAACCGTGCCATCCGCGTTGAGCTTCTGCAGTACGCCACCAATCTGGTTCACCGCATCGACATTCAACTGGTAGTTGCCAGCCGACATGAAACCGCCCTGCTGCGCGACGGTGCCCGTGGTCGTGATCAACTCATAGAGATCGGGGACGTAGGTGCTTTGCGTCCCGATGTCCGTCGAACGCTGCTGGTTCGTCAACGAACCCGCGTTGACCGTCAACGTATCCGTCGCCGTGATCGAACCCGTATTCGTGATCGCTCCACCGTTCGACGCCGTCAGCGTGACGCTCTGCCCGCTGATCGTCCCGTCGTGCTGAACTACTGCATAGTTCTGCGGCAGATACACCTGCGGCATCAGCGCATCAACCGTCGGGCAGCTCGCCGTCCCGGTGGCGGTACATCCCGGCTCAGGCACGCTCTCTTCGACATACCAGAGCATCGGCTTGTCGAGTGCGGCAATCTGGCCCTGCGTCAGTGCTGTGCCAAGCGCAATGTTGTTCGCCTCGGCATACTGGATCGCGTTACCGTACAGCGCTTTCTTTTCCTGGTCCGTGACGGACGACTGCTTCGTGTTGTCATAAGACAGCCCACTCACGAAACTCGCCTGCCCCGTCTGCGCCAACGCAGCCTGCTGCAACAGTTGATTTTCCGAGAACGGGTCGTAGTAGAACTGTGTGGTGTTCGGTTGCAGGCTCGCCGGCAGATTGGCCAGCAACTGGTTCGGCCCGATGTTGCCAATCACCAGTGAAGCCGGACTGTTGACCAGATAGTTGATGTTGGGGGCGCCGCTAGTGGCAGAAGCGCCCGTCGCTACCGTGATACCGGGCGACACGGGCGGCGGCGGAGAACCCAACTCAAGGGCCGGGGCGGTGATCGACCCTGCTGCGTTGCCCGGAGCAGTGACGCCTGTGGACGTGCTGCCCGCTGTGCCCAGCGATCCGCTGGAGTTGGCCGCAATACCTCCCGCAACGCCTGATGCGCCGGCCAGGCCGCTTCCGATGGTCACGATACCGCCAGCCAGAATCGCCGCGTTTGACGCAACGACCGGGGTACCCACCGGCCCGAGCGGAACGAGCTGACTCGAGCCGGTCGGTTGCGGCGTATAAACAGCCGGCGACGTCAGGCCATTAACGAGCGTTGCACCCGTCAACGCCACCTGCTGTCCCAACACGTTGCCGGAGTTCTGCAACTGGCCGCCAGCAGTCACCGATAACGACGGGGCCTGGATCGTGCCCGACAGGCTCTTATATGGCGTAGGCGGCTGAACGCTGTCGCCACCGTGATACGCGCTGCCAAACAGCGTCGAACAGTTTGCCGCGGTTCCACAACCGAAGTTGTCCGGCGGTTTCGAGCCGCCGATCACAATGCCGTAGAAAGCATCGTGCCAATAGGCGTTCAGCGTCTGGTCCTGGTTCGTCACCGTCGACGTCGCCGCGATAGACGCTTGTGCGCCCGCCGTAATCAGGCTGCCCGTGTTGACCAGCGTGCCCACGCTGAACGACAGGTTACGGTTGGCCGTGATCGTCGATGCATCGCCCGACTGCTGGTCGGTGAAGGCGTCGCAATAGTGCAAATTGGCGCCGCTACAACCGGCCACGGCCGTCTTGCCGAAGTTCTGATATATCTGAACGGCCGCTGATAACGTGTTGGTCAACGCAGCGGTACTGATCGCGATATCGCGACCCGCCTGAATATTGCCCGACGTATTCGTCACACTCGCCGACTGCGTGAGATTGGTCTGCGGATTGCCCGGATCGCTGTTGCCGCGCGTAGTGCCCGCACCGCCCATCACCACATCGCGGCCGGCGAGCAGATTGCCGTACGTGTTGCTCACGGTCGGCGCCGCGATGATGAGGTCGCGCCCGGCGAACACCGTGTTGTTCGTCTGCGTGTAGCTGTAGCTTTGCGTGACGGTCTGGTCGCCGTAGATATTCGCGGCATCGTTGCCCGGACCATACGTCGCGTAGAAGTGCAGGAGCGCCGCGTAGAATTCGGCGTTCGTCATTGCGTCGGTAAAATCCTGCCCCGGGCGCTGATAGTTGATGATTTGGTCCGGGTACGAGATCACCGTTCCCAGGTAACCGCATTGCCCTACGGAGACGCCGGCCGCACAGCCTGTCTTTGACGTCACGGAATCAGTGTGATAGCCCTGATTCGTGAAGCTGCTCGCGGTGACGCGCATGTCCTCCACCGCGTACAGCCCCCCAGCGTTCGTCAGCCCGCCCGCGGTTCCTGTCAGAGACAGATCCTTGCCGGCAACAATCTGCCCGGCGTTCTGGTTCGTATAGACGGTGACCGTGGAGGTCTGCGCTGCCGGCGGGGCGCTCGTCGTGAGGATATTCGCGGAGGTCGCGGTATAGTTGCCGGGTGCCGGGTTGCCCTGATCGTCGATGGGTTGAAGCATTGGGGCCAGCGTCCCCGCTGTATAGGCCGCCTTAAGCTGCGTCAGGAAAGTTGCGTACGCAGCGCTATCTATACTGTCCGTAATCGTTGAGGTTGCCGCGTCGCCGCCGTTATCGAGCGACGCCACGTTCAACGTGATGTTGTTCCCGGCGGAGATGGTGCTGCCGTGGTTGTTCAACGCGCCGGTAGTGATCGACAGGTCGTGTCCGGCGGCAATCACGCCGGCCTGCCCGGTGGGCTGGGTCGTCGTCGTGGTCTGCGTGACCAGGGGCAGCGCGATACCGTTGAACGTCCCTCCGCTCAGATCGGCCGCCGTAACATCCGTCGCCGAAGCTGGCTGAAAATCGCCGATGCGCCCGGTGAGCGAACCCGAGTAGGTGTTGGTCGAACCGTCTATCGGGTTTGTCGTGGAACCCGAGAAGGTCAGCGATCCGATCGCCGTCGATAGAAACGCCGATCCCATTCCCGCCGCAGCAATGGTCGTACTCGATGTCGTCGTGGTCGTCGTGTTCGCGCCGGCCCTGCTATTGTTCACATCTGCGGCATTGATCGTAATGTCGTTCTGCGCGGTGATCTTGCCACCGACATTCGTCAGATCCCCCGACAGATTCGCAGTCAGATTACGCCCTGCCCCTGTCGACGCCCCACTGTTGTCGTAACTGCTGCCGTTGAGGTTGACGTCGCGCACGGCGCTGACCGTCCCCTGATTGGTCGTCGCGCCGTTGAGATTGATGTCCTCATTCGCATGGATCGTTGCGCCCGCCTGATTGACGATCGTGCCGGACAGGTTGACGTCATTGCCTGCGCTAATCGTGCCGCTATTGATCAACGTGCCGTTGGTCGACAGTGTGATGTCGCCCGCTTTACTGATCGTGCCGCTGTTGCTGAAGCCCTGCGTCGCGCTGATGGCTACACTATTGCCGGGCATGGCCCACGTGCCGGAATTGTTGAGTTGCAGCGTGTTGATCGTCAGCGCGTTGCCGAGATTGAACGTGCCGCTCGATGCCGCGGAAGGATCGAACGCCTGGTTCAGCAGGTTCAGCGTCAGATTGTGCTGAGCGAGAATCTGACCACCGGCATTGTTGAATGTGCCGTTGCCGCCCGTCACGGTGACCGTCGCGTCGCCCGGCGTGCCAGGGCTCGCAGCACTGGTACTGCCTGCAAAGATCACGCCGTTATTGTTGCCTGCCAGACTGCCGGTCGTCACGTTCAGCGAATTCGTCCCGATGATCGCGCCGCCGTTGTTCGTGAGCGCGCCATTTGCCGTAACTGCTGTCGTCAAGCCGGCAATCGATCCCTGGTTGTTCAGGTTCGTCGCATTGACGGTCGTCGCTGCGGTAGAAATCAGGCTGGCGTTGGCCGCATTCGTTACGTTCGCGCCGCCAACCGTCAGTGCGCCGCCCGCAAGCACGCTGCCCGTGTTCACGACCGCGCTCACACCAGACAACGTGGCCGAGCCTTGAACGAGCGTCTTGGCGCCAGCCGTCGTCAACTGATTCGACGCGTTCGCACTCAGATTCCCGCCGATCAGCGCGTTGCCCGTCGTCACGTTGACACCGGATAGCGTAGCGTTTTTCACTACGTTCAGTTGCCCGGCGGACAGGTCAAGACCGTTCTGCGCGGTCGCCACGAGGTTGCCCGAAACGGTGGTCGTGCCTCCCGTGCTGACGTTTGAACCGGTCAGGGTCGCGTCGCCACCAACCTGCGTCGTGCCTGTCACCGCGAGATTGTGGGCTGCTGCCAATGTTGCGTTGCTCGCGGAATTGAGACCGCCCTGTGCGGTGAGATTGCCGCCTTGGGCCGTCAGCGCGGTGGTCCCGAGACTGGTCACACTCCCTGTCACGGTGAGATTGCCCGTGGCCTGCGCATTGAGGTTGCCACCGCTCAGGACCGCGCCGCTAACCGCGGCGTCCCCGCCATTGGCTTTGAGCGAGGCATTGCCCACTGCGGTTGCTGCACCCACTGTCAGGCTGGTGCCCGCAGTCGCGCTCAGATTGCCGCCCGTTTGCAACGATCCGGACAAACTGATCGCCTGCCCCGCGCTCAAGGTTGCATCCGATCCAAAGCCTGCCGTGCCGCCACCCGACAGATTGCGTCCCGCGCTCAGATTGCCTGTGCCATTGCCGGTGATCGCGCCTGAGACGATTGCGTCCGTGGCGGCATTCACCGCTGTGTTGCCACCGGTAGCGAGCGCTCCGTCGACTGTCACAGCACCGCTCGTTGCAGTCAGCGTCGTATTGCCCACCACGCCCGCGCCGCCCACGGTCGCATTGTTGCCAGCCGTAACAGAGAAATTACCGCCAGCTTTTACCGCTGCGGCAAGGTCAGCGTTGCGGCCCGCAGTGACGATCGCGTCCTGCCCAAAAGTCACGGTCCCGCTCGATGACACATCGCGACCGCCGCTCAGCTTGCCTGCCTTGTTACCCGCAATGCTGCCGGCAACGGCCACGTCTGTTGCGGCACTAACGGCGGTGTTTCCGCCGCTGAGGATTGCACCGTTGATCGTTGCAGCGCCACCGCTAGCTGCGAGCGTCGTATCGCCTGCTGCGGCCGCAGAACCCACGGTCAAGTTATTGCCCGCGGTCACATTCAAGTTTCCGCCTGCCGTCACGGCGCCGGGCAGGCTAACGTTCTGGCCGGCAGTAAGGGTCGCATTCTGGCCGAAGCTCACGGCGCCGTTCGCCGTGAGATTGCCGCCCGCGCCCAACACACCCGTACCATTACCTGCCAGGGTGCCGGAGACATCAAGATCGGCACCGGCGTTTAGCGCCGTGTTGCCGTTTGCCGCAACGTTGCCGCCAAGCGCCATCGTCTGACCGGCAGTGGCGCTGAGGTTCCCGCTCGTCTGCACGTCTCCTGCGGTCGTTACGTTGCCGCTTTGACCGACCAGTGTGAGGTCGCTCGCCGACGACACGCGACCATTGACCGTCGCGCTGCGCTGCGCGAGAACCTGCACGGTGCCGCCACCTGAGACAGCGCCGTTCACAGTTGCATCGCGAGCAGCGCTCAGCGCGATCACGCCGGGCGCAGACACGGCGCCGCCGATGGTCATGTCACCATTGCCGGTGCTGCCGGTCGTCGTCATCGACAGGCTATTGCCTGTCTGCACCGATCCGACCGACATGTCGGCACCGGCCCGAAGGTTGATGCTTCCATTGGACTGCGCCGTGCCGACGTTCAAGCCACCGCCCGCAGTCATGTTCAGGTCCTGCACCGACTGCACGGACGCTGTCGCTGCGGCGATATCCCCGGTTGCGCTGACGGTGTATTGATTCGCAAGGTTGCTGCCGGACATGGACACTTTGCCGGCGCCACTCAGACTTGCCGCCTGTTGCGCATAAGTTGCGTTCACCGCGATGTCACCGTTCGACGTAACGGTGAGATTGCCTGCTGTCGCCGTCAACGCGCCCTGCGTATTCACGCCCATGCCAGCGGCCGTCGAGACGATATAGATCTGGCCGCTCGTCACCGATCCGTACTGGTTGGCGTCGATGGCTGTTGCGTTGTTTCCGATCGCGGCCGCCGTATTGACCGCGCCGTTGGATGCCGTGCCGTAGTTCGTGCCCGATACATCAGATGTCGTCGGGCTCACGAGCTGATTACCCGCGACCAGGTTAATGCGCTGATCCGCCCGCAATGGTGCCTTCAGACTGATCGTCTGCGCGATCACGTCGATATTGCCAACTGTGCCCTCGATGCCGGCCCCTGGACCGTTTACTCCGGCAGGACCGTTGATCGACAGATTGCCGGACGTCACGTTATAGGCAAGCGAACCCGCGTGAGCAAAGTCTGTGGATGCACCTCCGACACCGGTCAGGAATTGCGGCGTGCCCGTGGTCAACACCAGGCCCGTCGCGTTCGTCAGCGAGAGCCCGTTGACGGATATTCCGTTTGGATTACTGACAATGATCGAAGCCGGACTGCCGAATACCTCAAGAGGACCAACCAGCGTCGAAGCGGGTCCGGTCGTCGTGACCTGGTTGACGATCACGCTCGCGGCACGGCCGGTGAGATTCGGGTTGGCACCAAGCGTGCCGCCCAGCAGGGGCGTCCCCGATGTGAGACTGTTGTTGAGTACCAGCCCGTTGCTGTCGATATTGAATGACTGGTAGCTATTGACGCTAATACCGTTGGCGTTCGGCGCGGCGATATTGACCGCCGGAATACCGGTACTCGTCTGGGTAATGGCAGGTTGAAACGGAATAGGTGCGCGCGGGTCGACGATCGGCGCTGCATGTGCGACCTCGTCCAGCATCAGCACACCGGGCAGCAGATAGGTCACCACCGCCATGACACATGCGGTCGCCTTCATCCATAGCGGTCGCGACTGCGCCGCCACACTGCTTGACGTTACACCAAAAATTTTTGCCTGCCGCGCCGCCTCTATCTGGGCGAGTCGCTGCCTGCTCTCACGAGCACCCCGTAGCATTATTTTCTTATCCGAATTTATTTTTTCG
This window contains:
- a CDS encoding filamentous hemagglutinin N-terminal domain-containing protein — translated: MKATACVMAVVTYLLPGVLMLDEVAHAAPIVDPRAPIPFQPAITQTSTGIPAVNIAAPNANGISVNSYQSFNIDSNGLVLNNSLTSGTPLLGGTLGANPNLTGRAASVIVNQVTTTGPASTLVGPLEVFGSPASIIVSNPNGISVNGLSLTNATGLVLTTGTPQFLTGVGGASTDFAHAGSLAYNVTSGNLSINGPAGVNGPGAGIEGTVGNIDVIAQTISLKAPLRADQRINLVAGNQLVSPTTSDVSGTNYGTASNGAVNTAAAIGNNATAIDANQYGSVTSGQIYIVSTAAGMGVNTQGALTATAGNLTVTSNGDIAVNATYAQQAASLSGAGKVSMSGSNLANQYTVSATGDIAAATASVQSVQDLNMTAGGGLNVGTAQSNGSINLRAGADMSVGSVQTGNSLSMTTTGSTGNGDMTIGGAVSAPGVIALSAARDATVNGAVSGGGTVQVLAQRSATVNGRVSSASDLTLVGQSGNVTTAGDVQTSGNLSATAGQTMALGGNVAANGNTALNAGADLDVSGTLAGNGTGVLGAGGNLTANGAVSFGQNATLTAGQNVSLPGAVTAGGNLNVTAGNNLTVGSAAAAGDTTLAASGGAATINGAILSGGNTAVSAATDVAVAGSIAGNKAGKLSGGRDVSSSGTVTFGQDAIVTAGRNADLAAAVKAGGNFSVTAGNNATVGGAGVVGNTTLTATSGAVTVDGALATGGNTAVNAATDAIVSGAITGNGTGNLSAGRNLSGGGTAGFGSDATLSAGQAISLSGSLQTGGNLSATAGTSLTVGAATAVGNASLKANGGDAAVSGAVLSGGNLNAQATGNLTVTGSVTSLGTTALTAQGGNLTAQGGLNSASNATLAAAHNLAVTGTTQVGGDATLTGSNVSTGGTTTVSGNLVATAQNGLDLSAGQLNVVKNATLSGVNVTTGNALIGGNLSANASNQLTTAGAKTLVQGSATLSGVSAVVNTGSVLAGGALTVGGANVTNAANASLISTAATTVNATNLNNQGSIAGLTTAVTANGALTNNGGAIIGTNSLNVTTGSLAGNNNGVIFAGSTSAASPGTPGDATVTVTGGNGTFNNAGGQILAQHNLTLNLLNQAFDPSAASSGTFNLGNALTINTLQLNNSGTWAMPGNSVAISATQGFSNSGTISKAGDITLSTNGTLINSGTISAGNDVNLSGTIVNQAGATIHANEDINLNGATTNQGTVSAVRDVNLNGSSYDNSGASTGAGRNLTANLSGDLTNVGGKITAQNDITINAADVNNSRAGANTTTTTTSSTTIAAAGMGSAFLSTAIGSLTFSGSTTNPIDGSTNTYSGSLTGRIGDFQPASATDVTAADLSGGTFNGIALPLVTQTTTTTQPTGQAGVIAAGHDLSITTGALNNHGSTISAGNNITLNVASLDNGGDAATSTITDSIDSAAYATFLTQLKAAYTAGTLAPMLQPIDDQGNPAPGNYTATSANILTTSAPPAAQTSTVTVYTNQNAGQIVAGKDLSLTGTAGGLTNAGGLYAVEDMRVTASSFTNQGYHTDSVTSKTGCAAGVSVGQCGYLGTVISYPDQIINYQRPGQDFTDAMTNAEFYAALLHFYATYGPGNDAANIYGDQTVTQSYSYTQTNNTVFAGRDLIIAAPTVSNTYGNLLAGRDVVMGGAGTTRGNSDPGNPQTNLTQSASVTNTSGNIQAGRDIAISTAALTNTLSAAVQIYQNFGKTAVAGCSGANLHYCDAFTDQQSGDASTITANRNLSFSVGTLVNTGSLITAGAQASIAATSTVTNQDQTLNAYWHDAFYGIVIGGSKPPDNFGCGTAANCSTLFGSAYHGGDSVQPPTPYKSLSGTIQAPSLSVTAGGQLQNSGNVLGQQVALTGATLVNGLTSPAVYTPQPTGSSQLVPLGPVGTPVVASNAAILAGGIVTIGSGLAGASGVAGGIAANSSGSLGTAGSTSTGVTAPGNAAGSITAPALELGSPPPPVSPGITVATGASATSGAPNINYLVNSPASLVIGNIGPNQLLANLPASLQPNTTQFYYDPFSENQLLQQAALAQTGQASFVSGLSYDNTKQSSVTDQEKKALYGNAIQYAEANNIALGTALTQGQIAALDKPMLWYVEESVPEPGCTATGTASCPTVDALMPQVYLPQNYAVVQHDGTISGQSVTLTASNGGAITNTGSITATDTLTVNAGSLTNQQRSTDIGTQSTYVPDLYELITTTGTVAQQGGFMSAGNYQLNVDAVNQIGGVLQKLNADGTVDAAGTQQQLAALKAQLGSSFTQSTVQNDLHTDVTSLADSEGMFQTIGMLAVMVVASVMTAGAASAAIGAGADAGSTFAAGAAATTTTEGVAMPAVAAGLGNIALSAGIAGMASSALGQAANGSFSLNSMLESGATAFLTAGLTNGITVSDGTPGWTWTASPDSLASLAGVQSVGNALVPQAGQVTASTVFAQGAGIAGEATIQAGVQTAIGGGSFLTNLKNDAVSDVAAAGAYAIGSGTDPLTFANVAEHAVLGCAASAAEGNGCAGGALGAATSAVVTPFALAGIDPNGTAPDAGQTAAIAAIAMLAGGGVAGALGQNAASGATWAQNEALNNDLASLLHIQAAVGAANDATDWIGGQLASAGRGAVNMGNQFIGLMNANSGQTPPADPNNQIAGANNGGNPPATGGAVVTPPLVACGPAGCVVTPPVAAPGMPGYMPSNAILSNGEGSSGSGNSTTGQSTSNAGGNWTPVNESMSPQAQAYQTQITGVTGQAYVVNGVKFDGISADGTLLDAKGPGYANFVGSNGEFQPWFAGQYSLIDQAERQVAAAQGQSIQWSVAEPSAATAIKNLLSDEGIKGVSVIYQPPK